The Nitrospirota bacterium DNA window CCATTCCAGGACCTCCGCCAAACGGATAATCATCCACACACAGATGCTTATCCGTTGTAAAATCCCGTATGTTAACCGCTTTCACCTCTGCCCTGTCAGCAGCTATTGCCCGTTTTATTATACTTTCCCCTGCATAATACTCTATGAGGCCGGGAAAAATTGTCAGCACATTAAACCTCATCTCTGAAGCAATCCCTCCATTACCTCTATCGTAATGGTTCCTTTTGTCAGATTTATTTCCTTTATCACGTCCGCTATTGCAGGAATTAAATGTTCCTTACCATTACCCTCTACCACATACACATCATTGGATTTAACATCTAAAATATCTGCCACTGTGCCCACATGCTCTCCGGTTGTTGAGATAACCTCAAGGCCGATTATTTCGTGGTGATAGTAGTGTCCCTCAGAAAGTACCGGCAATTTATTTTCATCAATTTTAATCAGAGCTCCGGCAAATTCACGCGCACGCTCCGGCGTCTCTATACCTGCTAGCTGTACTATAACGCCGTTGGTTCCATCCCTTATGGACTCCACACGGATTGGCTCAACGGAACCGGCTCTTTCAATAAAAAATGTCTCCATATCAGAAAATGCCAGATCCAATACTGCCTTCATCTCTCCTTTAAGTCCATGAGGCTTTAACAGCCTCCCAACCTCTACATATGCCACACACATTACCCCTTTTAAAACCAACGGGCAGCGCTCAAACACTATTCAGGGCTGCCCGTCAGAAACACGTTTATTGAGACGCTTTATTATTCGAGAATTTCCAGTACGGAACGTTTACCTATTTTAGTTCCGGAGGCTGAGAGTATTGTCCTCATTGCACGGGCTGTTTTCCCCTGCTTGCCAATTACCTTACCCAGATCGCTTGCAGCCACTCTTAATTCAAAAACTGTTGTCTTTTCGCCGTCAACCTCTTTAACAGAGACCTCCTCAGGCTTATCCACAAGTGCTCTTGCCATAACCTCAACTAGTTCTTTCATCATACTATGTCCACCTCCAAAATGTATCAGGCTGTTTGCAGTTGTACACCAGCCTTCTGTAATAGCTTTTTAACGATATCGGTAGGCTGAGCGCCATTCCCAAGCCATTTCTTAATGCTCTCCACATCCAGGGTCACTGCAGAGGGCTCCTTAAGAGGGTCATAATTTCCCACTATCTCTAAAAACCGCCCATCACGCCGTGTTTTGCTGTCTGTCACCACAATCCTGTAAAATGGCCTCTTATGTGCTCCCATTCTCGTCAAACGTATCTTTACCAATGCTGTACCTCCATTTTCTGATTACATATTTTAGTATAATTTCTCACGTAAGTAAAGGGTTTTTTTTATATGTATCTAAAAGGGCATAAAATCAGGCATCTTAAAACCTTTTTTCCCCTTAAACATTTTCATCATTTTCTTCATATCCTTGTACTGCTTCAACAGGCGGTTAACATCTGCCACTGTGGTGCCGCTGCCTTTTGATATCCGGATTTTTCTGCTGCCGTTTAATATATCAGGGTTTCTTTTTTCCTTTTTTGTCATTGAGTTTATCATAGCCTCAATTCGTACAAACTGTTTTTCATCAACCTCGACGCCTTT harbors:
- the rimM gene encoding 16S rRNA processing protein RimM, which gives rise to MAYVEVGRLLKPHGLKGEMKAVLDLAFSDMETFFIERAGSVEPIRVESIRDGTNGVIVQLAGIETPERAREFAGALIKIDENKLPVLSEGHYYHHEIIGLEVISTTGEHVGTVADILDVKSNDVYVVEGNGKEHLIPAIADVIKEINLTKGTITIEVMEGLLQR
- a CDS encoding KH domain-containing protein, encoding MMKELVEVMARALVDKPEEVSVKEVDGEKTTVFELRVAASDLGKVIGKQGKTARAMRTILSASGTKIGKRSVLEILE
- the rpsP gene encoding 30S ribosomal protein S16; the protein is MVKIRLTRMGAHKRPFYRIVVTDSKTRRDGRFLEIVGNYDPLKEPSAVTLDVESIKKWLGNGAQPTDIVKKLLQKAGVQLQTA